The Flavobacterium sp. M31R6 nucleotide sequence CATCAAATTGCAGGAATGGCAAAAGCCTTGGAACTTTCTTATCAAAACCTTGAAAGCGAAAGTCAATATATTTCATCATTGAAAGACTATGCCATCGAAAGACTAAAAACAGATTTCCCGGGATTTAAAATCAATGGAGAAAAAGCACTCTACAATCTACTCAATGTCGTTTTACCTTTTGACGAAAGTAAAATTGCTATGCTTTTATTTCATTTAGACATGAAAGGCATTGCAGTTTCTAGAGGTAGTGCTTGTCAATCGGGCAGTATTAGACCTTCGCATGTACTGGCTGAGATGTTATCTGATGAGGACTTAAAAAAACCGAGTATCCGAATTTCTTTCAGTCATTTTAACACCAAAGAAGATATTGATTTATTAATTGAGGGATTGAAAAACATTTAAATCAATTGGCTTTCTTTTTGGCCTTTTCCTGTTTTTTGAAATAGCCCCGCAATAAAAAACTATGTTTCATCGCTTCGAGATCTTCGTTCAAGAGGATAGTCGCTTTATTTAAGTTTGTCATCGTCGAATCTATTTTTTTAACCAAATTGGGATCATTAGATAAATAATTTATCGCACCATTTCCGTTTTTAGCATTCGTAATTGTTGCGTTTAAGTTGGTTACCACTTTGTTTATCTCTTGACTTGATTGATCCAAGTTGACAACGATTGTTCTTATTTTTTGTGCTGTAGCTGGATCATTCAACACTCCTATTACACTGTTTTTATCTCCCAAAGCCATAACCGTTTTATTAAGGTTATCTACGATTTCGGTTGTGCCTTTACTCGTCATTTTCAGATAATTCATGGTTTGTTTCAAATCGGATGCCATAATCGTGTCGTTGAGCAAAGTTCCCAAAGAGCCTTTGCCCTGAGTGATTTCTTTGGTGATTTTAAGTAAATCGGCTGTGAGTAAAGCGGCATTTTTATTGGTTACACTCAGCGTATTCAACAAATCATCGGTACGAACACGACCCGAGGATTGTATGATGTCGCCTGCTTCGATATGTGGTTGATTTCCTTTTCCCGGAGCAATATTGATTACCATACTTCCTACCAAACCATCCGAACCGATACTGGCCAGAGCATTTTTTTTGATGTGTGGGAACATTGATTTATCGATAATCATATCCACATTGATAGTAGTATCATTTATCATTTCTATCCCCCTAACCGTTCCAATATTGATACCGGAATACCGAACATTATTTCCTAATTGCAATCCATTTACATTGCTAAAAACAGCCGTAAGATGATCGGTACTACCAAACATTTTTTGTTTGTTACCAATAAAATACACGACAAGAACAAAGAGGGTTAGTCCCGATATGACAAAAATGCCTAATTTAATTTTCTCTGAAGCAGTTTTTTCCATTTTATACTTATTTAAAGAAAGCTTGCACTTTGGGATCTTTGGAAGTTGACAAACTCTCAAAGGTTCCTTCAGCATAATTTATTCCGTCAATTAATAAAATCATTCTGTTAGAAATCATTCTGGCACAATCAACATCGTGCGTTATAATTATAGATGATGTATTGTATTTTTTTTGAACAGACATCATCAGCATTAAAATTTCTTTTGATGTAATAGGATCCAATCCTGTTGTAGGCTCATCATAGAGAATAATTTTTGGTTTCAAAATTAAAGTTCTTGCCAAAGCAATTCTACGCTTCATTCCGCCTGAAAGCTCATTTGGTAACAAATCTATAGTATTAGCCAAACCAACACTTTCCAATGCTTCCATAACCAATGGCGTGGTATCATGAATAATTCCGAATTTTTTGGTGTGCCGTCTCAAAGGAAATTCTAAATTTTCACGGACCGACATAGAGTCATACAAAGCGCTACCCTGAAAAAGAAAACCAACCTCGGTTCGAAGTTCATCCAAGGCTTCTCGAGAAAGCTTTTTGATGTCTTTTTCCATCACTTCAATACTGCCTTGGTCCGGTTCTTCCAATCCAATAAGACATTTGATCATTACCGACTTACCTGATCCCGACTTCCCCATTACAACCAAATTTTCGCCTGGAAACAATTCTAAATTAAATCCATCCAAAACATGGTTATCACCAAAGCTCTTTTTTAAATCTTTGATAACCACAATTGCTTTTTTATTTTTTTCATTCGAATCCATAGCACTAAACATCGTAAAAAACATTAGAAACAAAAACCGCTATAAAATCAATGATAAAAAGTAACATTGAGGAAAAAACCACCGCCGAATTAGCCGCCAACCCAACTCCTGCTGTTCCTTTTTTGCAATAATATCCTTTAAAACAACCAACCAATCCAATGGCAAAGCCGAAGAAAAAAGATTTAATCGTTGAGGGAATGACATCAAAAAACTCGAGATGATTAAAAACCTGAGTAAAATATAACAATAGTGAAACATCTCCTTTTAAATTTTCGATCAAAAAAGAACCAAAGAGTGCCACTCCATCTCCAATAAAAACCAAAATAGGTAACATCAAAGTAGTCGCCAATATTCGGGTTACCACTAAATATTTGAAGGGATTTGTTCCAGAAACTTCCATTGCGTCTATTTGCTCAGTTACACGCATAGAACCTAATTCGGCTCCAATTCCTGAACCAATGCGCCCTGCACAAATTAGAGCGGTAATAATAGGGCCAATCTCTCTAATGATAGAAACACTCACCATGGCAGGAATCCATGAAACGGCACCAAATTGTTGTAAGGTAGGTCTGGATTGTAAGGTAAACACCAATCCTATGATAAATCCCGTAACCCCAACCAGAAGCAGAGAACGGTTCCCCATATTATAGCATTGCCTAAGAAACTCTTTGAACTCTAACGGACGTTTAAATACTTCCTTGAAAAAACGACCCGCAAAATCAGACAGCTCGCCAATTTCTATAAGAAAATCTTTGAATACTTCAATAATTCTAAAAACACTATTCATTCGGTTTATGAATTAATTTTTAATACGAATCTTACTCAAATATACAAATATTCAATTGATTTTCTCTGCATTAAAATCCACAAAATGAATCGTGTGAAGAATCTAATTCTCATATAGACGTAATCTGTTTTGGGCAATCATCAAATCTTTTTGTAAATGTTCAATTTTTTGCAAAAGATTAAAAACGACATCAATTCCTTCCGGATTCACTTCCAATTCGTGATGCAATCGAATCATTCGTTCCAAATTATGCATCTGATTTTCGTTGACATACGGAGATTGCTCCATAACTTCAATTTCAATTAAGCCTAAATCTTGCAAATGGTTAAAAAATGAAAGCTCTATTTGATAATGAGAACTAATTGTTTGCAAAAGTATCCAGTTATCTGTTTTCATGTGTGTGAAATTTATTTATCAACGTCATATATGTTATGTTTCGCCAATTCGCTATGCTCGGGTCGCCTTTTTATTAATTTGTATTGCTTACGCAAACTTTTCTAATGGCGATTTCATATCTTTCTAAGCTTAGCTAATTCTGAAAATAATTCTTTTTCTTTTTCGGTAAGGTTTGTGGGTAATATAATTTGATAGGAAATATATAAATCTCCATATTCTCCTTCTTTTTTATACACTGGAAATCCTTTGCCTTTTAGTTTTACTTTGGTGCCATTTTGCGTACCTGGCTTAACGGTTAATTTTACTTTGCCATCAAAAGTATTGGCTGTAATTTCCCCTCCTAAAAGTGCTGTATACAGATCCAAGTCAACAGTAGAGTACAAATTGTGCTTGTCAAGTTTAAAATTGGTGTGATTTTCGATGTTAAAAGTAAGATACAAATCACCTTTTGGGCCTCCATTGGCCCCTTCTCCACCCTGTCCGCTTATTTTTATGACCTGACCGTTTTCAACACCGGCAGGAATAGTTAGCCGTATATTTTTTCCATTGATTGTAAGGGTACGTTTGTGCGTGGCATAAACGTCTTTTAAGTCCAAATTCAATTCGGCATTAAAATCCTGACCTTTAAACGCAGCGGTTCTGCGACTTCCTCTTTGTCCTCCGCCGCCAAACATCGATTCAAAAAAATCAGAATAGTCACCACCGCCAGAAAACCCGCCAAAACCCCCTTGTTGACCTCCGGCATTTTGATATTGCTGTTGCTGTTGTCTGGCTTTTTCATATTCCTCACCGTGTTGCCAGTTTTCGCCATACTGATCGTATTTTTTTCGGTTTTCAGGATTACTTAATACCTCGTTGGCTTCATTTAGTTCTTTGAATTTTCTCTCGGCTTCTTTGTCGTTGGGATTTAGATCAGGATGGTATTTACGTGCCAATTTTCGATACGCTTTTTTGATATCCGCTTCTGATGCGCTTTTATCAATCTCCAATACTTTGTAATAGTCTATAAATGCCATTTTACTATAATTTTAGGATACAATAACCTATTTTAAAATCAAAAGGAATCCACTTCAGCTTTTATAAAAAAATGAATATTTCACTCTCAAATTTAAGCATTTTCTTTAATTTAAACTATGATAAAATGTTTTATTAGAGCAAATTACACAAAAACAAAAAAAGCCCTAAAGAAGGCTTTTAGAACAATTCAAAATCGAGAAAAATTAACTCAAAGCAAATGCAACAGCTGCATTGGAATGAATCATAGCAGTGTCAAAAACAGGCACCTGAACTTCTTCTTGCTTTACCAATAATGGAATTTCTGTACAACCCAAAATAATTCCTTGGGCCCCGTTATTTATAAGTTTTTCAATAATAGAAAGATATCTTGCCTTCGTACTTTCCAGAATTAATCCTTTTCCCAATTCATTAAAAATAGTATCGTGTATAAAATCTCTGTCGTCAGCTTCAGGTATTATTGTTTCAATATCAAGAGCGGATAATTTGTCTTTAAAAAAATCCAATTCCATCGTAAACTTTGTTCCAAGAAGACCCACTTTTTTAAAATTGCCTTTTTGGATTTCCTTGGCAGTTTCGGTGGCAATATGAATTAATGGTAAATCGACACTCTCCTGAATTCGATCAGCAATAAGATGCATTGTATTGGCACAAAGAATAATCGCTTCGGCACCACAGTTTTTTAAATTTTGACATGCTTTTGACAACATATTGAATGTCGAATCCCAGTCGTTGTTTTCATTATTCCTTTTGATATCATCATAATTAAAAGAATAAATCATGCACTCGGCAAAATTAACTCCGCCTAACTCTTTATTGATTCCCTCATTTATAAACTTATAATAATCTGCCGTTGACACCCAACTTATACCACCTATGAGTCCTAATTTTTTCATCCTTTTATTCTTTGTTTTTATTTCGCCAATCAAATCTATTAAACCATGGATTAAAAATACGGATATAAACCAGAAAAATAACTACTTAATGCTATCTGTATAATAAAACTATATTTTTCTTAGCTTAATTTTTAATATTACTTATTTTGGTCAAAATTCAAATAAGAAACCAACTAAAAACCATCGGTGTTAAAACGATAAATCAAGGAAAACATCCATTTACTGCAATGAACTGGGATTGTTCCAATTAAAATTTTAAAAAATAATATCAAAATACTATAAATAGTAGAAAAGCTTTCTTAAAATTATCAAAACAAATGATTATCCTTTCATAAAAAAATATATTTTTACAATATAAACTTACAATTAAACTTTAAAAAATGAAAAAATTAATTCTTGCCATGTTGTTTGTTGCCTTTTGGGCTGCAAATTCCTTTTCCCAAGAAGCTACTTTTGTCACTTCGGTAGAAGGCATAAAAGAATATAGCTTACCCAATGGAATGAAAATTTTGCTAATCCCGGACGCTGCACAATCAAATGTGATTGTGAATATTGTTTATGGTGTTGGTTCACGTCACGAAGGATATGGTGAATCTGGAATGGCCCATTTGCTGGAACATATGTTATTCAAACGCTCCTCAAAGTTTACGGACATCAAAAAAACAATTGCCGATAAAGGGGCACAAGCCAATGGTACAACCTATTATGACCGTACCAACTATTATGAAATTC carries:
- a CDS encoding aspartate/glutamate racemase family protein; translated protein: MKKLGLIGGISWVSTADYYKFINEGINKELGGVNFAECMIYSFNYDDIKRNNENNDWDSTFNMLSKACQNLKNCGAEAIILCANTMHLIADRIQESVDLPLIHIATETAKEIQKGNFKKVGLLGTKFTMELDFFKDKLSALDIETIIPEADDRDFIHDTIFNELGKGLILESTKARYLSIIEKLINNGAQGIILGCTEIPLLVKQEEVQVPVFDTAMIHSNAAVAFALS
- a CDS encoding chaperone modulator CbpM, coding for MKTDNWILLQTISSHYQIELSFFNHLQDLGLIEIEVMEQSPYVNENQMHNLERMIRLHHELEVNPEGIDVVFNLLQKIEHLQKDLMIAQNRLRLYEN
- a CDS encoding MlaD family protein, which codes for MEKTASEKIKLGIFVISGLTLFVLVVYFIGNKQKMFGSTDHLTAVFSNVNGLQLGNNVRYSGINIGTVRGIEMINDTTINVDMIIDKSMFPHIKKNALASIGSDGLVGSMVINIAPGKGNQPHIEAGDIIQSSGRVRTDDLLNTLSVTNKNAALLTADLLKITKEITQGKGSLGTLLNDTIMASDLKQTMNYLKMTSKGTTEIVDNLNKTVMALGDKNSVIGVLNDPATAQKIRTIVVNLDQSSQEINKVVTNLNATITNAKNGNGAINYLSNDPNLVKKIDSTMTNLNKATILLNEDLEAMKHSFLLRGYFKKQEKAKKKAN
- a CDS encoding J domain-containing protein; this encodes MAFIDYYKVLEIDKSASEADIKKAYRKLARKYHPDLNPNDKEAERKFKELNEANEVLSNPENRKKYDQYGENWQHGEEYEKARQQQQQYQNAGGQQGGFGGFSGGGDYSDFFESMFGGGGQRGSRRTAAFKGQDFNAELNLDLKDVYATHKRTLTINGKNIRLTIPAGVENGQVIKISGQGGEGANGGPKGDLYLTFNIENHTNFKLDKHNLYSTVDLDLYTALLGGEITANTFDGKVKLTVKPGTQNGTKVKLKGKGFPVYKKEGEYGDLYISYQIILPTNLTEKEKELFSELAKLRKI
- a CDS encoding ABC transporter permease is translated as MNSVFRIIEVFKDFLIEIGELSDFAGRFFKEVFKRPLEFKEFLRQCYNMGNRSLLLVGVTGFIIGLVFTLQSRPTLQQFGAVSWIPAMVSVSIIREIGPIITALICAGRIGSGIGAELGSMRVTEQIDAMEVSGTNPFKYLVVTRILATTLMLPILVFIGDGVALFGSFLIENLKGDVSLLLYFTQVFNHLEFFDVIPSTIKSFFFGFAIGLVGCFKGYYCKKGTAGVGLAANSAVVFSSMLLFIIDFIAVFVSNVFYDV
- a CDS encoding ABC transporter ATP-binding protein encodes the protein MDSNEKNKKAIVVIKDLKKSFGDNHVLDGFNLELFPGENLVVMGKSGSGKSVMIKCLIGLEEPDQGSIEVMEKDIKKLSREALDELRTEVGFLFQGSALYDSMSVRENLEFPLRRHTKKFGIIHDTTPLVMEALESVGLANTIDLLPNELSGGMKRRIALARTLILKPKIILYDEPTTGLDPITSKEILMLMMSVQKKYNTSSIIITHDVDCARMISNRMILLIDGINYAEGTFESLSTSKDPKVQAFFK